The following proteins come from a genomic window of Alnus glutinosa chromosome 10, dhAlnGlut1.1, whole genome shotgun sequence:
- the LOC133879029 gene encoding uncharacterized protein LOC133879029 has product MGNVYEGAGYQNAYGEQPKLQDHGREESHEYRMKIDLPSFNGHLQIEDFLDWVMEVERFYDYMSIHEDHKVKLVAYKFKGGASTWWEKLQISRGRQGKGPVTSWLKMKRLLKARFLLPDVEQQLFQQYQECRQGGRTIQVYVDYFYRLSARNDLMEIEDQQVARFIGGLRVAIQDKVSIHLAFTLNEAVSLVNRAEKQLKRPRAPT; this is encoded by the coding sequence ATGGGGAATGTCTATGAAGGCGCTGGCTATCAAAATGCTTATGGAGAGCAGCCCAAACTTCAGGATCACGGTAGGGAGGAATCCCACGAATATCGAATGAAGATTGATCTCCCGTCATTCAACGGGCATCTTCAAATTGAAGATTTCTTAGATTGGGTGATGGAGGTAGAGAGGTTCTATGATTATATGAGTATTCACGAGGATCACAAGGTGAAATTAGTGGCATACAAGTTCAAGGGAGGAGCTTCTACTTGGtgggaaaaattacaaatttccAGAGGCCGACAAGGAAAGGGACCTGTAACTTcatggttgaagatgaagcggCTACTTAAAGCACGATTTTTACTACCGGATGTTGAGCAACAGCTATTCCAACAATACCAAGAGTGTCGACAAGGAGGTCGAACCATCCAGgtgtatgttgattatttctatcGCCTATCTGCTCGGAATGATCTCATGGAGATAGAAGATCAACAAGTTGCAAGGTTTATTGGTGGACTACGCGTGGCAATACAAGATAAGGTTTCTATACATCTTGCCTTTACTTTGAACGAGGCAGTTAGTTTGGTAAACCGAGCGGAGAAGCAACTGAAGAGGCCTAGAGCACCAACCTAG